The following proteins are encoded in a genomic region of Glycine soja cultivar W05 chromosome 17, ASM419377v2, whole genome shotgun sequence:
- the LOC114391412 gene encoding cytochrome b-c1 complex subunit 7-2-like, with amino-acid sequence MASFLQSFLDPKKNWFAAQHMKSLSKRLRKYGLRYDDLYDPYYDLDVKEALNRLPKEVVDARHARLKRAIDLSMKHEYLPDNLQSMQTPFRGYLQDMLTLVKRERAEREALGGLPLYQRSIP; translated from the exons ATGGCGTCGTTTCTTCAATCGTTTCTGGATCCGAAGAAGAACTGGTTCGCCGCTCAGCACATGAAATCCCTCTCCAAACGCCTCCGCAAATATG GGCTCCGATACGACGATTTGTACGATCCTTACTACGATCTGGATGTGAAGGAGGCGCTGAATCGGCTTCCGAAAGAGGTGGTGGACGCTCGCCACGCGCGTCTTAAACGCGCCATCGATCTTTCCATGAAGCACGAGTACCTCCCTGACAATCTgcag TCAATGCAAACACCATTCAGGGGCTACCTTCAGGATATGCTGACTCTT gtgaagagagagagagcagaACGTGAAGCATTGGGAGGTTTGCCCCTATATCAACGATCCATTCCTTGA
- the LOC114391678 gene encoding phosphoglycerate mutase-like protein AT74 yields MNAKRREYMIDMLPKRITLMRHGESQGNRDMAMYTIIPDHNIQSMAQGIAQVFRVGEHLHRVIGSDTYSPDWRVQFYVSPYTRTRSTFYELRRYFLKKMIIDVTEKSQVRE; encoded by the coding sequence atgaatgcaaagagaagagaatataTGATTGATATGCTTCCAAAGAGAATAACATTGATGCGGCATGGGGAGTCGCAGGGGAACCGTGACATGGCGATGTACACCATCATACCCGACCACAACATTCAATCAATGGCGCAAGGCATAGCCCAGGTCTTTCGTGTCGGCGAGCACCTCCACCGCGTGATAGGCAGCGACACCTACTCCCCTGACTGGCGGGTGCAGTTCTACGTGTCCCCCTACACCCGCACCCGATCGACGTTCTACGAGCTCAGACGATATTTCTTAAAGAAGATGATCATCGACGTGACGGAAAAGTCGCAAGTTCGAGAATGA